In Candidatus Berkelbacteria bacterium, the DNA window GCGCCATAGGCCACTAGGCGACTCTTCCATAACGAACGTACGCGCGTGAGTTTTCTGAACGCACGCGATGATTTTGCCAACTGGCCTTCTTTCGCAATGCTCAAGACAGGCCACTAGGCGACTCTTCCAAGACAAACTCTCAAAGTCCTTTGTATTCTAACCTATTTTCAGGTTAAAATGCAGCCCAGGAGCGCCACTGAACGAAATTGAGGAAGTTAAATCTCGAATTGACATCGTTGACCTAATTGGCCAATACGTTGCCTTGCGCAAAGCTGGGGCAAATTACAAGTGTATCTGCCCGTTCCATCAGGAGAAAACTCCTTCGATGATGGTTAGCCCGCAAAAACAGATATGGAAATGTTTTGGCTGCGGCCGTGGCGGCGACCACTATAAATTCATAATGGAGGCGGAACACCTTGAGTTTGGTGACGCTCTGCGCTTGCTTGCAAGTAAAGCTGGAGTTGCATTGCAGCCACGCACTCAAGCCGAGCACCAAACCCGGGATAACAAAGAAACGCTTTATACGATTAATAATTTGTCGTCGAGAGTCTTCCACAAAATTTTAACAGAGCAGCCAGCGGCCAAAAAAGCACTTGAGTACTTGAAGAAGCGTAGGTTGAGCGATGAAACGATCAGAAAATTTCAAATCGGCTTTGCGCCCCGCCGTTTTGATCTGCGGGGATTTTTAATAAAGCGGGGCTACAAGACGACGGATATCGCTAAAGCCGGAAATCCGGACAAGTTCTTCGAGCGCATTACCTTCCCGATTTACGACGTGCTTGGCCATACGATTGCGTTTACGGGTCGGGCGCTCGGCGATACTCAGCCGAAGTATCTGAACTCACCCGACACGCCGCTTTTCAGTAAGAGTCGGACAATTTATGGTCTAAATTTTGCTAAAGGTGCCATCAAAGACAGGGATTACGTTGTCCTAGTTGAGGGACAGATGGATGTTATCGCCTTGCATCAAGCGGGCGTCGAGCAGACGGTTGCCTCTTCTGGAACGGCTATTACCGAAACACAAATTCAGACCTTGAGTAAATACACGCCGAACTTCTTACTCGCGTTCGATAACGACGAAGCGGGTCGAACAACGACCAAGAAAGTTATCGAGATGCTCCTGCGCCTGGACTTGAATGGTAAAGTCGTTGAGTTTGGTGACTATAAAGATGCGGGCGAGCTGTTCGAGGGTGATGGCGGTAAGCACTGGGCGGAATTTGTTAAAAATGCCAAGGAAGGTTTGGAGTGGTTTCTCAGTCAAGAAATCAAACGGGCCGGGGATATGAAATTTATCGAGAATAAAAAGAAAGTCGTCAAAGCGATGCTGCCGATTCTCACTCTTGTCACGGAGCCGACGCGCCTCGATCATTACACTCAACGCTTATCGGTGGCACTGGGAATTAAGACGGAGGCCGTCTATGAGGCGCTGAAGAAAGCAGCGGCCCCTAAAGAGACAAGTCCGGTTTCGCCTAACCCGAAAGTCGCAGACATTCATCTGACAAACGAAGATCAGCTACTGGCAGTAGCGCTAGCTAGAATAGATTTACTGATGCCGTACAAGGAGAAATTCGACAACGTTTCATGGCAGAGTGAGGATGCTTCAAAGATCGCGGATGAGATAAAAAAGCTGTTTGCCAAACCCGCGGGGCTTGGAAAGTCATCCAAGGAAGACTATACTGATAAAACTTTGACGAAAACCCCGTCTCAGTTTCTCTCTCGGGTGAAAACAAGCCTTGACTCACGATTAAGTGAGAAGATCGATTCGTGGCAATTTTGGCACTCTAACCAGTGGGGCGAGATGAGTGACGAGCTTGGGCGCGAATTGATCGAAGAAAAACTTGGTCAGTTATCGACGCTGGATTATGAACGACGAAAAGTTGAGCTTGCCCTACAAATTCGTCGTGCCCAGGAGAAGAACGATCTTGAAGGGGTCAAAAATTTAATGAAACAACTAAGTGAATTGGCAAAGGAGCGCGGGTGAGATGTCGACAATAACTTTTCGGCCGCGTCAAAAATCCGCTAATTTTTGCGCTCCCGCTCGACTAGTCGTCTCGGCGAAGCCGAAAAATTATTGCCAACTATAGAAGGAAATAAAAGGAGCTAAATTATGGCAAAAGCTGTGCCGAAAAAAATAAAACAAGACGCCGGGGTAAGTTTCCCGGAGGAATTAATGTACTTAATCCGAAAGGGCCGACAGCACGGCTTTGTGACTTATAAAGAAATTGTCCAAGCTTATCCAGAGCCGGAAAAAGACTTGGAGATGATCGACGCTTTCATCCGTTACTTAGCGACAATTGGTGTGGAGATACGCGAGGCAAAACCGCTGCTCGAGATTCCAGCCGAAGGGGACGCGAAGAAAAAGCACGACAAAGATGACGATCTGACTGGTCTCGGCGAAGATTCGGTGCGTATGTACCTACGCGAGATTGGCCAATACCCGCTACTTACACCGGACGAAGAAGTGCGGCTGGCAAAACGTATCGAACGCGGCGACAAAGCTGCCAAGCGCCGTCTGACCGAAGCAAACTTGCGTCTGGTAGTTTCGATTGCCAAGAAATACATCGGCCGCGGTTTATCGCTCTTGGATCTAGTGCAAGAAGGTAACTTAGGTCTCCAGAGGGCAGTGGAAAAATTTGATTACAAGAAAGGTTTTAAATTCTCGACGTACGCAACATGGTGGATTCGCCAGGCGATTACCCGCGCCATCGCCGACCAAGCCCGTGTCATTCGTATCCCGGTTCACATGGTGGAAACAATCAACCGCTACATGAGGGTCCAGCGCGAGCTGCAGCAAGAACTTGGTCGCGAGCCGACCTACGATGAGCTGGCTAAAAAGCTCGGCATTGAGGTCGAGAAATTGGAACATATTATGAAGATCTCGCAAGATATTGTTTCGCTTGAAGCGCCAGTTGGCGAAGAGAACGACTCAACGCTTGGTGAGTTCATCGAAGACAAGCAGCAGATGTCGCCCGAGGAGCAGGCTATTTATCAATTAATGAAAGGCCACGTTCAGGAATCCTTATCAATCCTAACGCCCCGCGAGCAAAAGATCTTGCGAATGCGTTTTGGGCTGGATGACGGCGGCAAAACCCATACTCTGGAAGAAGTCGGCAAGGAATTCGGTGTCACCCGCGAACGTATCCGTCAGATTGAAGCAAAAGCTTTGCAAAAATTAAAGAAAAACGAAGAGTCCTCGCGTCTGCGTGACTATTTGACCTAAGCTATCGCTCTCGCTTTTGCTTCACTTCTTGCCCTACGGCTCGCAGTTGCAGCGAAAGCCTTGCAGAAACTAAAAAAGCACGAGGAATCCTCGCGCTTGCGTGACTACTTAACTTAAATCTAGGCAAAAGAAGAGGCGGCCCCTTGCGGGGCCGCCCATTCGGACGTGGCAGCCGAAACACTAGGAGTGTCGCGGTTGCATTAGGTGTAGTCGAAGGTGCCAGCGAGGGCGCTCGTGCCGTCACGATTGACGACGTGGACCCTGTAGGTTCCCGGGTGGGCTACGAGAGGAGTCTTGCCCTCGATCGCGTCGGCGTAGTACTTGAGGTTGGTTGCCTGGTAAACGGCACCAGTCCCAGCACCGACAATCTCCTCGAAGACCACCTTCGTTCGGCGGCCGTGGCCGGTGACCATGATCGAGAAGGCGTCACCGCCCGCGATCGGTCCGGTTATTGTGTCGATGTTCCTCGTGACCGTCGGCGGCGGCGCAGGCGTGTTGCGTGCTGCCATCCAACCTCCGATGAACGGAACGCCAACCTTGAGGATAAACCACGCAAGGCCAAGGCTGAGGATTACGACGACGAACCAAAGCCAATTGGCGACGAGCCAGTTGATGGCGATGTCGTACCAGGCCGGGCCCGAAGGCTCGGTCGGCTGCTCCTCGGTTGGCGTGCTGGTTGTTCCGCCAGTGCTTTCCTCGGTCGTCGGTACCGACGTGGTGGTGTAGTCAATGTTCGAGTCGTAGCCGCCTTTGGCGAGATACGCTTCGACGTTTGACTGCCGGTTGTTCAGGCGCTGGATCGGCTTCTCGCCGAGCGTGTCCTTGGCAACCGACCAATCGTCGATCATCGCTGGCATCGGGCCGGTGCCGTTTTTGCCGTACTGCTCGTTTAGCCA includes these proteins:
- the rpoD gene encoding RNA polymerase sigma factor RpoD, encoding MAKAVPKKIKQDAGVSFPEELMYLIRKGRQHGFVTYKEIVQAYPEPEKDLEMIDAFIRYLATIGVEIREAKPLLEIPAEGDAKKKHDKDDDLTGLGEDSVRMYLREIGQYPLLTPDEEVRLAKRIERGDKAAKRRLTEANLRLVVSIAKKYIGRGLSLLDLVQEGNLGLQRAVEKFDYKKGFKFSTYATWWIRQAITRAIADQARVIRIPVHMVETINRYMRVQRELQQELGREPTYDELAKKLGIEVEKLEHIMKISQDIVSLEAPVGEENDSTLGEFIEDKQQMSPEEQAIYQLMKGHVQESLSILTPREQKILRMRFGLDDGGKTHTLEEVGKEFGVTRERIRQIEAKALQKLKKNEESSRLRDYLT
- a CDS encoding DNA primase; its protein translation is MFRLKCSPGAPLNEIEEVKSRIDIVDLIGQYVALRKAGANYKCICPFHQEKTPSMMVSPQKQIWKCFGCGRGGDHYKFIMEAEHLEFGDALRLLASKAGVALQPRTQAEHQTRDNKETLYTINNLSSRVFHKILTEQPAAKKALEYLKKRRLSDETIRKFQIGFAPRRFDLRGFLIKRGYKTTDIAKAGNPDKFFERITFPIYDVLGHTIAFTGRALGDTQPKYLNSPDTPLFSKSRTIYGLNFAKGAIKDRDYVVLVEGQMDVIALHQAGVEQTVASSGTAITETQIQTLSKYTPNFLLAFDNDEAGRTTTKKVIEMLLRLDLNGKVVEFGDYKDAGELFEGDGGKHWAEFVKNAKEGLEWFLSQEIKRAGDMKFIENKKKVVKAMLPILTLVTEPTRLDHYTQRLSVALGIKTEAVYEALKKAAAPKETSPVSPNPKVADIHLTNEDQLLAVALARIDLLMPYKEKFDNVSWQSEDASKIADEIKKLFAKPAGLGKSSKEDYTDKTLTKTPSQFLSRVKTSLDSRLSEKIDSWQFWHSNQWGEMSDELGRELIEEKLGQLSTLDYERRKVELALQIRRAQEKNDLEGVKNLMKQLSELAKERG